The Lactuca sativa cultivar Salinas chromosome 2, Lsat_Salinas_v11, whole genome shotgun sequence genome includes a window with the following:
- the LOC122196571 gene encoding DNA replication licensing factor MCM7, with protein MDDIIFRSTSPQLCKEFEDVMKKRFEMCSLGEMTTFLGFQVKQCSARILIHQAKYVDDMLEKYGFRDAKNALTPIEERPLITPDLEGESVYHTYYRSMIGSLMYLTTSLPDIMFAVCQCARYLANPELSHLTAVKRIFRYELKGVEEEEIARLAEDGDIYNKLSRSLAPEILGHEDIKKALLLLLVGAPHWKLKDGMKIRGDLHICLMGDPGVAKSQLLKHIITIAPRSMYTTGKGSSGVGLTAAVQKDPVTNEFVLEGGALVLADMGICAIDEFDKMDESDRTTIHEVMVQQTVNIAKAGITTSLNARTTVLAAANPAWGRYDLRRTPAENINLPPALLSRFDLLWLILDKADMDNDPEMARHVVYVHQNRESPALGFAPLEASILKAYISAARKLSPSIPRELEEYIATAYSSIRQEEAKSNNPHSYMIYIQQIYFSAIEDTNTEIATRSEKCQSEEETTLGRGKRINMGELEFAKVHNSAIFLENPPAAHNDLKFIVEGLKKCCLVHALTTSPMIY; from the exons ATGGACGATATCATCTTCAGGTCAACAAGTCCTCAGCTTTGCAAAGAATTCGAGGACGTCATGAAAAAGCGATTCGAGATGTGTTCATTGGGGGAGATGACCACGTTTTTGGGGTTTCAGGTCAAACAGTGTTCAGCCCGGATCCTTATTCATCAAGCCAAATATGTGGACGATATGCTCGAGAAGTACGGGTTTAGAGACGCTAAAAATGCTTTGACACCCATAGAAGAGAGACCATTGATAACTCCCGATCTTGAAGGCGAATCCGTATATCACACATACTATAGATCAATGATTGGATCACTGATGTATCTGACTACAAGTCTCCCAGACATTATGTTTGCGGTCTGTCAATGCGCGCGCTACCTGGCTAATCCTGAACTGTCTCATCTTACtgctgttaaaagaatttttcg CTATGAACTAAAAGGGGTTGAGGAAGAAGAAATAGCTCGGTTAGCTGAGGATGGTGACATATACAACAAGCTGTCTAGATCATTGGCTCCTGAGATATTAGGACATGAAGATATCAAGAAAGCTCTTTTACTCTTATTAGTGGGCGCTCCTCATTGGAAGCTCAAGGATGGGATGAAG ATAAGAGGGGATCTACATATATGTTTGATGGGTGATCCTGGAGTTGCAAAAAGTCAGCTGCTTAAGCACATAATTACTATTGCACCAAGAAGTATGTATACAACTGGAAAAGGAAGCAGTGGTGTTGGTCTTACAGCTGCTGTTCAGAAGGACCCGGTCACAAATGAGTTTGTGCTGGAAGGGGGGGCATTG GTGCTGGCTGATATGGGGATATGTGCGATTGATGAGTTTGATAAGATGGATGAGTCAGACAGGACTACCATACATGAAGTCATGGTGCAGCAGACGGTTAACATTGCCAAAGCCGGGATCACCACTTCTCTCAATGCAAGAACTACAGTTCTTGCTGCTGCAAATCCTGCCTG GGGGAGATATGATCTCCGCAGAACTCCAGCTGAAAATATAAACCTGCCTCCTGCACTTCTATCAAGATTTGATCTTTTGTGGTTGATCCTTGACAAGGCAGATATGGACAATGATCCTGAAATGGCCAGGCATGTTGTTTATGTCCACCAGAACAGAGAATCTCCTGCCCTTGGCTTTGCTCCACTTGAAGCTTCTATTCTCAA GGCATACATATCAGCTGCTCGGAAGTTGTCTCCTAGTATACCAAGAGAGCTGGAGGAGTACATAGCCACTGCATATTCAAGCATCAGGCAAGAAGAAGCAAAATCAAACAACCCTCACTCCTATATGATATATATCCAACAAATATACTTCTCT GCAA TTGAAGACACTAACACAGAGATTGCAACAAG ATCGGAGAAGTGCCAGAGTGAAGAGGAAACAACTCTTGGTCGAGGGAAAAGG ATTAACATGGGAGAACTTGAATTTGCAAAGGTGCATAACTcggcaatctttcttgaaaatCCTCCAGCTGCTCACAATGATCTAAAATTCATTGTTGAGGGTCTTAAGAAATGTTGTCTGGTTCATGCGTTGACGACTAGTCCGATGATTTATTAG